The Impatiens glandulifera chromosome 8, dImpGla2.1, whole genome shotgun sequence genome includes a window with the following:
- the LOC124912057 gene encoding protein IQ-DOMAIN 9-like, translating into MGSGDWIRNIIRFKKVKSKSKNNNNGFKCHNQSSCTLVKDSGDDHLPAESMAVVKIQTAIRAYLARRNLRRLRGMVRLKNLAQCESVKKQAVNTLSHLHTWSRIQSQIRTRRFDMVTEGRIRQKKLENQLKLEAKLHHLEVEWSGGCDSMEETVSRIHQREEAAVKRERAMAYAFSHQWRANSTLNLGPNAVELGKANWGWSWVERWITARPWENRLHFQSSNSPKKLHNFTNNNNRASPKANKKVMAAKSISPSNSGGGGKGKIKGRKLSYSETTDVQGAKEQKNEEDANGNNQKD; encoded by the exons ATGGGGTCAGGAGATTGGATTAGGAATATCATTAGATTCAAGAAAGTCAAGAGTAAGagtaagaataataataatggattCAAATGCCATAATCAGTCGAGTTGTACCCTCGTTAAAGATTCAGGGGATGATCATCTACCAGCTGAATCCATGGCAGTAGTCAAGATTCAAACTGCCATCCGGGCTTACTTG GCTAGGAGAAATCTTCGTCGATTGAGAGGAATGGTAAGATTAAAGAATCTAGCCCAATGTGAGTCAGTTAAGAAACAAGCTGTAAATACTCTTAGCCATCTCCATACATGGAGCCGTATACAGTCCCAAATCAGAACACGAAGATTCGATATGGTAACAGAAGGGCGTATTCGACAGAAAAAGCTTGAGAATCAGTTAAAGCTTGAAGCAAAACTTCATCATCTTGAGGTGGAGTGGTCCGGTGGGTGTGATAGTATGGAGGAAACTGTTTCTAGGATTCATCAAAGAGAAGAAGCTGCAGTTAAGCGAGAACGAGCCATGGCTTATGCCTTTTCTCATCAG TGGAGGGCAAACTCGACATTAAACTTGGGACCTAACGCGGTTGAGCTTGGTAAAGCTAACTGGGGATGGAGTTGGGTAGAACGATGGATAACTGCTAGACCATGGGAGAACCGGCTACATTTTCAATCTTCAAACAGCCCCAAGAAACTACACAattttactaataataataatagagctTCTCCGAAAGCTAATAAGAAAGTAATGGCTGCCAAATCAATCTCACCGTCCAACAGTGGTGGTGGTGGGAAAGGGAAGATAAAGGGTCGGAAATTGAGCTACTCGGAAACAACAGATGTTCAAGGGGCGAAAGAAcagaagaatgaagaagatgcaAATGGTAATAATCAAAAAGATTAA